The Zygosaccharomyces rouxii strain CBS732 chromosome G complete sequence genome contains a region encoding:
- the MSH1 gene encoding mismatch repair ATPase MSH1 (similar to uniprot|P25846 Saccharomyces cerevisiae YHR120W MSH1 DNA-binding protein of the mitochondria involved in repair of mitochondrial DNA has ATPase activity and binds to DNA mismatches has homology to E. coli MutS transcription is induced during meiosis), producing the protein MLWSGRINPLCFQVRYTLRTYISKPKVTKLSLTLDNKESNYPTEENAIDTSSPPIAFKRSKSSNLSEQSTDLRKKSQTQLPPSLQYARDLMDRYKSHVVLTQMGSFYELYFEHATMYAPQLNISLTSKNYTFGKVPFAGFPVPQLNRHLKVLVNNYGYSVTIADQFKRDTPADNDVNKFYRRVTRIVTPGTFIDEAFENLQENTHLLNIEFPENCMKNLADPDMKIGLCWCDVSTGEISVQQILLKDLASAITRIQPREILLDEELAQFNLESGYWYSELVELKKYFMKYQKLPQRHRTMDTFYGLFTAGNSKEGINQLKITFQQFTQKEIAALRNILIYVSEHLPDFHMNFQVPQRKITASIMQIDSRTSAALELHTSVRDNRKRGTLLSTVRRTVTPVGARLLVQWLSGPSMDLKEIKNRQRIVKFFKASNDCTDTLIFLLKKTHDLARILQKFSFGRGEALEIIQLARSIQVALDIGYHLQKESQNSDSSSKRIIETLVLQLKFDRQIISDVLTGLNEEELVKSENLTQDGEAAEESAELEETGATELQQEGNLKESWVVNVDYSQRLKDLHKRYAELRDQKCSLQRTYQSYFIDEWGCKSVLLRRKQNGDYALRVTGGINHLKRVVELAKQNSFHVLQKSSQTVWFTHESWTKLGTELEMAVFKIRKEEINIMNEFKKRFIEKSNEVRAISDILGYLDILSSFAVLARERNLVCPIVDQSDRLEIVGGRHLVVEDAISNRSLEKFTENDCQLNAGELWVVSGPNMGGKSTFLRQNAVIVLLAQMGCFVPCKSARIGLVDKIFSRVGSADDLYNEMSTFMVEMVETSFILKGATNRSLAILDEIGRGTSGKEGISIAYATLRHLIKNNVCRSLFATHFGQELNDILQRRSEGDLTEKIQFYKSGVVETLEGDFYYDHKLKPGICETSDALRVAETAGFPGDALEIAKEVLS; encoded by the coding sequence ATGCTTTGGTCAGGCCGTATAAACCCACTATGCTTTCAAGTGAGGTATACACTTCGAACGTATATTTCTAAACCGAAAGTTACCAAACTATCGCTTACTTTGGATAACAAAGAATCGAATTACCCAACAGAAGAAAATGCTATAGATACCAGTTCTCCTCCAATTGCTTTCAAAAGATCTAAGTCATCAAATTTAAGTGAGCAATCCACAGACTTACGCAAAAAGTCACAAACACAATTGCCGCCATCTTTACAGTATGCTAGAGACTTGATGGATCGTTACAAATCTCATGTGGTTTTGACACAAATGGGTTCTTTCTATGAATTGTACTTTGAGCATGCTACCATGTATGCTCCCCAACTGAACATTTCTTTGACCAGCAAAAATTACACTTTTGGTAAAGTTCCATTCGCTGGATTTCCTGTACCTCAATTAAATCGACATTTGAAAGTACTAGTGAATAACTACGGCTATAGTGTTACTATTGCAGATCAGTTCAAAAGAGATACTCCTGCAGATAACGACGTCAACAAATTCTATAGGCGTGTAACCAGAATTGTTACTCCAGGAActttcattgatgaagcGTTTGAAAATCTCCAAGAGAATACACATTTATTGAATATTGAATTCCCAGAAAATTGCATGAAGAACCTTGCTGATCCTGATATGAAAATTGGTCTTTGTTGGTGTGATGTATCCACAGGTGAAATTTCAGTACAAcagattcttttgaaagatttggcCTCTGCGATAACTAGAATTCAACCAAGAGAGATTTTATTAGATGAAGAACTAGCACAATTCAACTTAGAGTCGGGATATTGGTATTCAGAATTAGTGgaattaaagaaatatTTCATGAAATACCAAAAGTTGCCTCAGAGGCACCGTACTATGGACACATTCTACGGTCTCTTCACGGCGGGGAATAGTAAAGAGGGAATCAATCAGTTGAAAATCACTTTTCAACAGTTCACTCAGAAGGAGATTGCCGCACTCAGGAATATACTCATATATGTGAGTGAACATTTACCAGATTTCCACATGAACTTTCAGGTCCCTCAGAGGAAAATTACGGCTTCTATCATGCAAATCGATTCAAGAACCAGCGCAGCTCTTGAATTACACACTTCCGTGAGAGATAACAGGAAAAGGGGAACTTTGTTGTCTACTGTTAGAAGAACTGTAACACCAGTTGGTGCAAGACTTTTAGTCCAGTGGTTATCTGGACCTTCCATGGacttgaaagaaattaaaaacAGACAAAGGATcgtcaaattctttaaagcTAGCAATGATTGTACTGATACACTGATAtttttattgaaaaagacTCATGATTTAGCAAGGATACTGCAAAAATTCAGTTTTGGTAGAGGGGAAGCTTTAGAAATTATTCAGTTGGCGCGATCGATACAAGTGGCTCTAGATATAGGATACCATTTGCAAAAGGAATCCCAAAACTCTGATTCCTCAtcgaaaagaataattGAGACACTTGTGCTTCaattaaaatttgatagaCAAATCATTTCTGATGTGCTTACTGGACTAAATGAAGAAGAGCTTGTGAAATCTGAAAACTTAACACAAGATGGAGAAGCCGCCGAAGAATCCGCCGAATTGGAAGAGACTGGGGCAACCGAGTTGCAGCAAGAGGGAAACTTAAAGGAAAGCTGGGTCGTAAATGTAGACTATAGTCAAAGATTAAAGGATCTTCATAAGAGATACGCTGAACTTCGCGATCAAAAATGTTCTCTACAGAGGACATACCAAAGTTATTTTATTGATGAGTGGGGTTGTAAAAGTGTGTTATTGAgaagaaaacaaaatgGTGATTATGCTCTACGAGTAACTGGCGGTATTAACCATTTAAAAAGAGTGGTTGAACTTGCTAAGCAAAATTCGTTCCATGTCTTACAAAAATCATCACAGACAGTTTGGTTTACACATGAAAGTTGGACAAAATTAGGTACTGAGTTAGAAATGGCAGTTTTCAAGATTAGGAAAGAAGAGATAAACATAATGAACgaattcaagaaaagatttattgaaaagagtaaTGAAGTTCGTGCAATTTCTGATATTTTGGGGTATTTGGATATCTTATCCTCATTTGCTGTATTAGCCCGTGAAAGAAACTTGGTGTGTCCTATAGTTGATCAAAGTGACCGCCTAGAAATTGTCGGCGGACGCCATTTAGTGGTTGAAGATGCTATATCGAATAGGTCCTTGGAAAAGTTTACTGAAAATGACTGTCAATTAAATGCTGGTGAATTGTGGGTTGTCTCAGGTCCTAATATGGGTGGTAAATCTACCTTTTTAAGGCAGAATGCAGTGATAGTTCTATTGGCTCAAATGGGGTGCTTTGTTCCATGTAAAAGTGCAAGGATTGGCCTAGTGGATAAGATATTTAGTAGAGTTGGATCCGCGGATGACCTTTACAATGAGATGAGTACATTTATGGTAGAAATGGTAGAGACGTCATTTATCCTTAAGGGCGCAACGAACAGATCTTTGGCTAtattggatgaaattggCCGTGGAACTAGCGGTAAAGAGGGAATAAGTATTGCATATGCAACGTTGAGACATCTCATCAAGAATAATGTCTGTCGATCGTTGTTTGCTACACATTTTGGTCAAGAATTGAACGATATTCTTCAACGAAGAAGCGAAGGTGACCTTACAGAAAAGATTcaattttacaagagtGGGGTTGTGGAAACTTTAGAGGGCGATTTTTACTACGATCATAAGTTGAAACCTGGGATTTGTGAAACTTCAGATGCCCTTAGAGTGGCCGAAACGGCTGGTTTCCCTGGGGATGCGCTGGAAATCGCCAAAGAAGTGCTTTCATGA